In Desulfuromonas sp. KJ2020, a single window of DNA contains:
- a CDS encoding exonuclease SbcCD subunit D — protein MRFIHTADIHLGKTYRNSAGEKERYDDFFTALAIIVRDAVHEGVDAVLIAGDLFHVGQILPRTFAKTIETLQPLKDAGIPCVAIEGNHDWIHRRDNISWMEALSQMGYIRLLRPSRTEEGGYHFDPFDEETGIGGHLCIGDVNLYGLGYIGAQAGAHVNRIVEAISTEHNLLLFHVGIWKYSPVEIGNMKLEEAHPLAERFGYVALGHGHKPYVIETPEGKSYAFNPGSPERVNFGEEKYDKGYYVVTFEKGVFTPEFRSTSPRPMFVETIDLQGAENADQALALFRDRVAARIEPASDKRPPLLELKLVGRVGFHPFELGRERLKLTLAELFEPLHVEIKNHLSLVSSAGEGGATKKSLEEIELEVLHDLIRSGSDYQGREEELVQLAVHLREAVRKGDVDGDELLALLD, from the coding sequence ATGCGTTTCATCCACACGGCGGATATCCATTTAGGAAAAACCTACCGCAACTCAGCCGGCGAGAAGGAGCGTTACGACGATTTCTTCACCGCGCTGGCGATTATCGTTCGCGATGCCGTCCACGAGGGGGTCGATGCCGTGCTGATTGCCGGCGACCTCTTCCACGTTGGACAGATTTTGCCACGCACCTTTGCCAAAACGATCGAGACGCTGCAGCCGCTCAAGGATGCCGGCATCCCCTGTGTGGCTATCGAGGGAAATCACGACTGGATTCATCGCCGTGACAACATCTCCTGGATGGAAGCTTTGTCCCAGATGGGCTATATCCGTCTGCTACGACCTTCGCGTACCGAGGAGGGCGGCTATCATTTTGATCCTTTCGATGAGGAAACGGGCATAGGCGGCCATCTGTGCATCGGTGATGTCAACCTTTATGGTCTGGGGTATATCGGCGCGCAGGCGGGCGCTCACGTCAATCGCATCGTTGAGGCCATTAGCACGGAACATAATCTGCTGCTCTTCCACGTCGGCATCTGGAAATATTCACCTGTCGAAATTGGCAATATGAAGCTGGAGGAGGCTCATCCGCTGGCAGAGCGATTCGGTTATGTCGCCCTTGGCCACGGTCACAAACCCTATGTCATTGAAACGCCGGAGGGGAAGTCCTATGCCTTTAATCCCGGCTCGCCGGAGCGGGTTAACTTTGGGGAGGAGAAGTACGACAAGGGCTACTATGTCGTCACTTTCGAAAAGGGCGTGTTTACCCCTGAGTTCCGGAGCACCTCGCCGCGCCCCATGTTCGTCGAGACGATTGACCTTCAGGGGGCCGAGAACGCTGACCAGGCACTTGCCCTGTTTCGCGACCGGGTGGCAGCCAGGATAGAACCCGCCAGCGATAAACGCCCGCCGCTGCTTGAATTGAAACTGGTCGGCCGCGTCGGCTTCCATCCCTTTGAGCTTGGCCGCGAGCGGCTGAAACTGACGCTGGCAGAACTGTTTGAACCCTTGCATGTCGAGATCAAGAACCACCTTTCCCTGGTCAGTAGTGCGGGGGAGGGGGGGGCGACCAAAAAGAGCCTGGAAGAGATCGAGCTGGAAGTTCTGCATGATCTGATCCGGTCCGGCAGCGATTATCAGGGACGTGAGGAGGAACTCGTCCAACTCGCTGTCCACTTGCGCGAGGCCGTGAGAAAGGGCGATGTCGATGGCGATGAATTATTGGCATTGCTGGATTGA
- a CDS encoding class I SAM-dependent DNA methyltransferase yields the protein MSEQEFLQNLEKKLWTAANKLLPALDAAVYKHVVLGLIFVKYVSDAFDIRRQELIEQFKNENHDYYLNPDDYETAAEYEAEIAAELEIRDYYTEKNVFWVPQLARWETLQNHSKLPPGSEIVIKNGKETVYTMRSVGRLIDDALEAIEKDNPKLKGVLNKQYGRLQIDQAKLGELIDLIATIPFKHASLQAKDILGHVYEYFLGQFALAEGKKGGQFYTPKSIVTLIVEMLQPFSGRVYDPAMGSGGFFVQSEQFIKEHGGKLGNVSIYGQEYNHTTWQLAAMNMVIRGLDFNFGKEPANTFTNDQHPDLRADTIMANPPFNMKEWDTGVSDDDPRWQYGKPPSGNANFAWLQHMLYHLAPGGSMGLLLANGSMSSNTNTEGDIRRALVENDLVECMVALPGQLFTNTQIPACIWFLTRNKKARGTLADRSGKVLFIDARNLGYMKDRVLRDFKPEDIAKVADTFHAWQQGKDYADEAGFCYSATLEEIKKHDFVLTPGRYVGAADEVEDGEPFAEKMARLTAQLQEQFAQSAELEGKIKRNLAGLGYEF from the coding sequence ATGTCTGAACAAGAATTTCTGCAAAATCTCGAAAAGAAACTCTGGACCGCCGCCAATAAGCTGCTGCCGGCGCTTGATGCAGCGGTCTACAAGCATGTTGTTCTCGGCTTGATTTTCGTCAAATACGTCTCCGACGCCTTCGATATCCGCCGCCAGGAGCTGATCGAGCAGTTTAAGAACGAGAACCACGACTACTACCTCAACCCTGATGATTACGAAACTGCGGCGGAGTATGAGGCGGAGATCGCCGCCGAGTTGGAGATCCGCGACTACTACACCGAGAAGAACGTCTTTTGGGTGCCGCAGCTGGCGCGCTGGGAGACGCTGCAGAACCATTCCAAGCTGCCGCCCGGCAGCGAGATCGTCATCAAGAACGGCAAGGAGACGGTCTACACCATGCGCAGCGTCGGGCGGCTGATCGACGATGCGCTGGAGGCCATCGAGAAGGACAACCCCAAGCTCAAAGGGGTGCTCAATAAACAGTACGGCCGGTTGCAGATCGACCAGGCCAAGCTCGGCGAGCTGATCGACCTCATCGCCACCATCCCCTTCAAGCACGCCTCCTTGCAGGCCAAGGATATTCTCGGCCACGTCTATGAATACTTCCTTGGCCAGTTCGCCCTCGCCGAAGGGAAGAAGGGGGGCCAGTTCTACACCCCCAAATCGATCGTCACCCTCATCGTCGAGATGCTGCAGCCCTTCTCCGGGCGCGTCTATGACCCGGCCATGGGCTCGGGCGGCTTCTTCGTGCAGAGCGAGCAGTTCATCAAGGAGCACGGCGGCAAGCTCGGCAACGTCTCCATCTACGGCCAAGAGTACAACCACACCACCTGGCAACTGGCGGCGATGAACATGGTCATCCGCGGCCTCGATTTCAACTTCGGCAAGGAGCCGGCCAACACCTTCACCAACGATCAGCACCCCGATCTGCGCGCCGACACCATCATGGCCAATCCTCCCTTCAACATGAAGGAGTGGGATACCGGCGTCAGCGACGACGACCCGCGCTGGCAGTACGGCAAGCCGCCCAGCGGAAACGCCAACTTCGCCTGGTTGCAGCATATGCTCTACCACCTGGCGCCAGGCGGCTCCATGGGCCTGCTGCTGGCCAACGGCTCGATGAGCTCCAACACCAACACCGAGGGAGATATCCGCCGGGCGCTTGTGGAGAACGATCTGGTTGAGTGCATGGTCGCTCTGCCGGGGCAGCTCTTCACCAACACGCAGATTCCCGCCTGCATCTGGTTTCTCACCCGCAACAAGAAGGCGCGGGGGACGCTGGCCGACCGCTCCGGCAAGGTACTCTTCATCGATGCCCGTAACCTCGGCTACATGAAGGACCGGGTACTGCGCGACTTCAAGCCGGAGGACATCGCCAAGGTCGCCGATACCTTTCATGCTTGGCAGCAGGGGAAGGATTATGCCGACGAGGCCGGCTTCTGCTACTCGGCGACGCTGGAGGAGATCAAGAAGCACGACTTCGTGCTGACGCCGGGGCGCTATGTCGGTGCGGCGGACGAGGTGGAGGATGGCGAACCCTTTGCCGAGAAGATGGCGCGATTGACGGCGCAGTTACAGGAGCAGTTTGCGCAGAGTGCGGAGTTGGAAGGGAAGATAAAGCGGAATTTGGCGGGGCTTGGGTATGAGTTCTGA
- a CDS encoding TrkA family potassium uptake protein: protein MKTIASELAYFLRGRVVKNLKYLAYYCVFLVGMILLYAVLFRYLMWHLEGREFSLIAGIYWSITVMTTLGFGDITFHSDPGYIFAAVVTVSGVIFLLIILPFTLVSLFLAPWIEYRLSHRPDVDLPPETAGHVLIFGVDSVTRNLIRRLKTRQIPFVVVTEDSSEAINLEDRGVKVVVGSPTDPEVLQGLRVAEARYIIANLSDPENVNLCLTARSLCETPIVALVSEAEHGDLLRLAGANQVIPLHKILGNYLATRATTKGAMAHVIDSFGKLVIAEIPVHGTPFSGLSLADSLIRQQTGLAVIGLWERGNLTLPAADTLLRDDALMVLAGTREQLEALEQLTGEQANEDLIFILGHGRVGCAAASFLDRKPVPFILVDRQENPYCEEHVPIYGDATVRHLLQKSGIDKARGLIVTTNDDNTNIFLTLASRHAHSHIRIVARATVDENVAQLYAAGADFVVSSASVGGSILLNIIESKTSVFLTEGINIFRRPLPAALVGKSIAASHLRERTGCSIVALEGHGKADPVVVPSPETVLQKDDALILIGTPAQEEAFGKLYPK from the coding sequence ATGAAAACAATCGCGTCGGAACTCGCCTATTTTCTCCGCGGCAGAGTGGTCAAAAACCTTAAATACCTGGCCTACTACTGTGTTTTCCTGGTCGGCATGATCCTGCTGTACGCGGTTCTCTTCCGCTATCTCATGTGGCATCTAGAAGGGCGTGAATTTTCGCTGATTGCCGGGATTTACTGGTCCATTACGGTGATGACGACCCTGGGATTCGGGGACATTACCTTTCACAGCGACCCCGGCTATATTTTTGCCGCAGTGGTGACGGTATCGGGGGTGATTTTTTTGCTGATCATCCTCCCTTTTACTCTGGTCAGCCTGTTTCTGGCACCCTGGATCGAATACCGCCTGAGCCACCGGCCGGATGTTGATCTGCCGCCAGAGACTGCCGGGCACGTCCTGATCTTTGGCGTCGATTCCGTCACCCGCAACCTGATTCGAAGACTTAAAACCCGCCAGATCCCTTTCGTGGTGGTGACCGAAGATAGCAGTGAGGCAATAAACCTTGAGGACCGCGGTGTCAAGGTGGTGGTCGGTTCACCGACCGATCCTGAAGTGCTTCAAGGCCTAAGGGTTGCCGAGGCGCGGTATATCATTGCCAACCTCAGCGACCCCGAAAACGTCAATCTGTGTCTGACTGCCCGCTCCCTTTGCGAAACGCCCATCGTCGCCTTGGTGTCCGAGGCAGAGCATGGGGATCTGCTGCGCCTGGCGGGGGCCAATCAGGTTATCCCCCTGCACAAGATTCTGGGGAACTACCTGGCCACCCGGGCCACGACCAAGGGGGCCATGGCCCATGTCATCGACAGCTTCGGTAAGCTCGTCATAGCGGAAATCCCGGTGCACGGCACACCATTTTCCGGACTGTCGCTGGCAGACTCCCTGATCCGGCAACAGACCGGGCTGGCCGTGATCGGTCTGTGGGAACGGGGGAACCTGACTCTTCCCGCCGCCGATACTCTACTCAGGGATGATGCCCTGATGGTGTTGGCGGGAACCCGGGAGCAGCTGGAAGCGCTTGAACAGTTGACTGGTGAGCAGGCGAATGAGGATCTGATCTTTATCCTCGGCCATGGTCGCGTCGGTTGTGCCGCCGCCAGTTTTCTTGACCGCAAACCGGTGCCGTTCATCCTGGTCGACCGCCAGGAAAATCCCTACTGTGAGGAGCACGTTCCTATTTATGGCGATGCGACGGTCCGTCATCTGCTGCAGAAGAGCGGTATCGACAAGGCTCGTGGCCTCATCGTCACGACGAACGATGACAATACCAATATCTTTCTCACCCTGGCCAGCCGGCACGCCCATTCCCATATCCGCATCGTGGCGCGGGCTACTGTCGATGAAAACGTCGCCCAACTTTACGCGGCGGGCGCCGATTTTGTTGTGTCCAGCGCCTCGGTGGGGGGCAGCATTCTGCTGAATATCATTGAATCCAAAACGTCGGTATTTCTCACCGAGGGAATCAATATCTTTCGCCGCCCTCTGCCGGCCGCGCTGGTGGGCAAATCCATTGCCGCCTCCCACCTCAGGGAAAGGACGGGCTGTTCCATTGTGGCTCTGGAAGGTCACGGAAAAGCAGATCCTGTCGTCGTGCCCTCACCGGAAACCGTCTTGCAGAAGGACGATGCACTGATTCTGATCGGCACCCCTGCCCAGGAAGAGGCCTTCGGTAAACTCTACCCCAAGTGA
- a CDS encoding type I restriction endonuclease subunit R, with protein sequence MISEGQLEQLCLNWFREEGYATAFGSDIAHDGDSSERRDYQQVVLTCRLLTTLQKINPHIPLATLEEAAQAVTKPESPVLIHNNRAFHKLLLEGVPVEYRDGDEIKVDHVQLIDFYNIEKNQFLVVNQFTILGTKRLRRPDIVVFINGLPIAVIELKNPADINADVWNAYDQLQTYKDEIPDLFVCNEALVVSDGLTARIGSLTANKERFLPWRTIRNEDDKPLLEYELEKVVKGFFDRELLLDYLRYFILFEQDDGSIIKKIAGYHQFHAVREAVRVTLIASAPVKAGEIADSQRATWGKEVEPGSRKAGVVWHTQGSGKSITMCCYAGKLLQQPEMNNPTIVVVTDRNDLDGQLFATFCNAQELLRQAPVQADSREDLRRELAARQSGGIIFTTVQKFSLLNAEDSHPVLSERNNIVVISDEAHRSQYGFKAKLDTKTGQYIYGYAKHMRDAIPNASFIGFTGTPISQEDKDTRAVFGDYVSIYDIQDAVDDGATVPIYYESRLAKLDINHAAIEELNDEVEEVIEDEEDVGLRERTKSKWAALEKLVGAEPRLKEVAEDLVRHFEARTAVVDGKGMIVCMSREICVHLYNEIVALRPAWHDPDLEKGAIKIVMTGSAADRPLLQSHIYNKVTKKRLEKRFKDAKDELKLVIVRDMWLTGFDCPSCHTMYVDKPMRGHNLMQAIARVNRVFKDKPGGLVVDYIGIANELKQALKIYINAQGKGTPTLAAEEALAVLLEKLDVVRGLFHGFDYSDYVTRAHQILILAANHILGVEDGKKRFLDAMAAITRAFALCGTLDEAEPLRKEIAFFAAIRAAIVKHTTVDSKLTEEQKNSALKQILDNAVIAEGVADVFALAGLDKPNIALLSDEFLEDVRNMKSRNLALELLEKLLRDTIKARTRSNLVMEQKFSDRLLATLNRYHARAIETAQVIEELIQMAKDFQQALKRDEALGLNSDEVAFYDALANNESAVRELGDDILKKIAVEITEKLRNSTSVDWQVRDNVRAKLRNLVRRTLRKWKYPPDKQDDAVELVLKQAEVLCAGWA encoded by the coding sequence ATGATTTCCGAAGGCCAACTCGAACAACTCTGCCTTAACTGGTTTCGTGAAGAAGGCTACGCAACCGCCTTCGGCTCCGACATCGCCCATGACGGTGACTCGTCAGAGCGTCGCGACTATCAGCAGGTGGTGTTAACCTGTCGCCTTCTCACCACCCTGCAGAAGATCAACCCACACATCCCCCTCGCCACCCTCGAAGAAGCTGCCCAAGCCGTCACCAAACCTGAATCCCCGGTGCTGATCCACAATAACCGGGCCTTCCACAAACTGCTTCTCGAAGGCGTGCCGGTCGAATACCGCGACGGCGATGAGATCAAAGTCGACCATGTGCAGTTGATCGACTTCTACAACATCGAGAAGAACCAGTTCCTGGTCGTCAATCAGTTCACCATTCTGGGGACCAAACGCCTGCGTCGCCCCGACATTGTCGTCTTCATCAACGGCCTGCCCATCGCGGTGATCGAGCTGAAGAACCCTGCCGACATCAACGCTGACGTCTGGAATGCCTACGACCAGTTGCAGACCTACAAGGATGAGATCCCTGACCTCTTCGTGTGCAACGAGGCGCTGGTGGTTTCCGATGGCCTGACAGCACGAATAGGCTCATTGACCGCCAACAAGGAGCGCTTTCTCCCCTGGCGAACCATCCGCAACGAGGATGACAAGCCGCTGCTCGAATACGAACTGGAGAAGGTGGTTAAAGGGTTCTTCGACCGCGAGCTGCTGCTCGACTATCTGCGCTACTTCATTCTCTTTGAGCAGGACGACGGCAGCATCATCAAGAAGATCGCCGGCTACCACCAGTTTCATGCCGTGCGCGAAGCGGTGCGGGTGACGCTGATTGCCTCGGCCCCGGTCAAAGCCGGAGAGATCGCCGACAGCCAGCGTGCCACCTGGGGTAAAGAGGTAGAGCCCGGCTCGCGTAAGGCCGGGGTGGTGTGGCATACGCAGGGGTCGGGCAAGAGCATCACCATGTGCTGCTACGCCGGCAAACTGCTGCAGCAACCGGAAATGAACAACCCGACCATTGTTGTCGTCACCGACCGCAACGATCTCGACGGCCAGCTCTTCGCCACTTTCTGCAATGCCCAGGAGTTGCTGCGGCAGGCCCCGGTGCAGGCTGACAGCCGCGAAGACTTGCGCCGGGAATTGGCGGCGCGACAGTCGGGGGGCATTATTTTCACTACGGTACAGAAATTCTCCCTGTTGAATGCCGAAGACAGTCATCCGGTACTCAGTGAGCGCAACAACATTGTCGTCATCAGCGACGAGGCCCACCGCAGCCAGTACGGTTTCAAGGCCAAACTCGACACCAAGACCGGCCAATACATCTACGGCTACGCCAAGCACATGCGCGACGCCATCCCCAATGCGTCGTTCATCGGTTTCACTGGTACGCCCATCTCCCAGGAGGACAAGGACACCCGCGCCGTATTTGGCGACTATGTCAGCATCTACGACATTCAGGATGCGGTCGACGACGGCGCGACAGTGCCTATTTACTACGAATCACGCCTGGCCAAGCTCGATATCAACCACGCTGCGATTGAGGAACTTAACGACGAGGTTGAAGAAGTCATTGAGGACGAGGAGGACGTTGGCCTGCGCGAGCGCACCAAGAGTAAGTGGGCGGCGCTGGAAAAGCTGGTCGGTGCAGAACCGCGCCTGAAGGAGGTCGCTGAAGACCTGGTGCGGCACTTCGAGGCGCGCACAGCGGTGGTAGACGGCAAGGGGATGATCGTCTGCATGAGCCGCGAGATCTGCGTGCATCTTTACAACGAAATCGTCGCGCTGCGGCCTGCCTGGCATGATCCTGACTTGGAGAAAGGGGCAATTAAGATTGTCATGACCGGCTCCGCCGCTGACAGACCGCTGCTGCAATCGCACATCTACAACAAGGTGACCAAAAAGCGCTTGGAAAAGCGCTTTAAGGATGCCAAGGACGAGTTGAAACTGGTGATCGTGCGTGACATGTGGCTGACTGGCTTCGATTGCCCGAGCTGCCACACCATGTACGTCGACAAGCCGATGCGCGGTCATAATCTGATGCAGGCCATCGCTCGCGTCAACCGGGTGTTCAAGGACAAGCCGGGTGGGCTGGTGGTTGATTACATCGGTATCGCCAACGAGTTGAAGCAGGCGCTCAAGATCTATATCAACGCGCAAGGGAAGGGGACACCAACGCTGGCGGCGGAAGAGGCGCTGGCGGTGCTGCTGGAGAAGCTCGACGTGGTGCGCGGCCTTTTTCATGGCTTCGATTACAGCGACTATGTCACCCGTGCGCACCAAATTCTGATTCTGGCCGCCAATCACATCCTTGGGGTTGAAGACGGCAAGAAGCGCTTCCTCGACGCCATGGCGGCGATCACCCGCGCCTTTGCCCTGTGCGGCACCCTTGATGAGGCCGAGCCGCTGCGTAAAGAAATCGCCTTCTTTGCGGCCATTCGTGCCGCCATCGTCAAGCACACCACGGTCGACAGTAAGCTGACCGAAGAACAGAAGAACAGCGCCTTGAAGCAGATTCTCGACAACGCCGTCATTGCTGAAGGGGTGGCTGATGTTTTTGCTCTGGCCGGTCTCGACAAGCCGAACATTGCGTTGCTCTCCGACGAGTTTCTCGAAGACGTGCGCAACATGAAGAGCCGCAACCTGGCCCTGGAGCTGTTGGAGAAGCTGCTGCGGGACACCATCAAGGCGCGTACCCGCAGCAACCTAGTGATGGAGCAAAAGTTTAGTGATCGCCTGCTGGCGACGCTGAACCGCTACCACGCCCGTGCTATTGAAACCGCGCAGGTGATCGAAGAGTTGATCCAGATGGCCAAGGATTTTCAGCAGGCCTTGAAGCGCGACGAGGCCCTGGGACTCAACTCAGACGAGGTCGCCTTTTATGACGCTCTGGCCAACAACGAAAGCGCCGTGCGGGAGTTGGGGGACGACATCCTCAAGAAAATCGCCGTCGAGATCACCGAAAAGCTGCGCAACAGCACCTCGGTCGACTGGCAGGTGCGGGACAACGTTCGGGCCAAACTGCGCAACCTGGTGCGGCGAACTTTGCGTAAGTGGAAGTATCCGCCGGATAAGCAAGATGATGCCGTGGAGTTGGTTTTGAAGCAGGCGGAAGTGCTCTGTGCGGGGTGGGCGTGA
- a CDS encoding terminase small subunit — protein sequence MAAIRAGYSERTAAQQGARLLRKVKVKEVIDKGMPSRAIPFGVVLCSFCS from the coding sequence GTGGCGGCAATCAGAGCCGGATACAGCGAAAGGACGGCAGCGCAGCAGGGCGCGAGGTTGTTAAGAAAAGTTAAGGTCAAAGAGGTCATAGACAAGGGCATGCCATCAAGGGCGATTCCATTTGGGGTCGTCCTTTGTTCATTCTGTTCCTGA
- a CDS encoding bifunctional DNA primase/helicase has translation MTKPQSRVKEYLLSRGLTDKSLTAYQVAEVPEVGPWKNWKKQQPWRGPWIVFPYLREKELVFTKYLHLERRDGKKQTVVESGCEPILYGMQVIPENQRFLAITEGEIDALSLFEYGMPAVSVPFGGGTGEKQAWIDCCYEWLERFSEIFLVMDADAEGQAAAKEIARRLGLHRCKVVTLPKKDANECLQAGIPKEEVLLCFQKAGTFDPEELKPAQAYIDGVINRFHPSGGQRPGIDLPWEKTKGRLRLYDGEVSIWTGINGHGKSLLLGQVMMGAAKQNAPCCIASMEMHPEKTLGRMVQQWTKIPNPSPDMIRTSMEILNGSVWIFDLTGTAKRERLLEVFRFAFHRYGVKQFVIDSLSKCGIGEDDYNGQKAFIDTLGDFAKSTGTHVHLVAHARKGGDEFSPPGKMDVKGTGALTDMVDNVLVVHRNKAKERDLAILDNGGSVRGKTRDDIQREYDAFMCCDKHREDGAEAEGMFGFYFDRKAQLFVERQP, from the coding sequence TTGACCAAGCCTCAGTCCAGGGTGAAGGAATATCTCCTAAGTCGTGGCCTCACCGATAAGAGCCTTACCGCCTATCAGGTGGCCGAGGTGCCAGAGGTCGGCCCTTGGAAGAACTGGAAGAAGCAACAGCCCTGGAGAGGCCCGTGGATCGTCTTCCCCTACCTGCGAGAGAAAGAACTGGTCTTCACCAAATACCTGCACCTGGAGCGCCGGGACGGCAAGAAGCAGACCGTTGTCGAATCCGGTTGTGAGCCGATCCTCTACGGGATGCAGGTCATCCCCGAGAATCAACGATTCCTCGCCATCACGGAAGGGGAGATTGACGCCCTGAGCCTCTTCGAATATGGGATGCCTGCCGTGTCGGTCCCGTTCGGTGGTGGCACTGGCGAAAAACAGGCGTGGATTGACTGCTGTTACGAATGGTTGGAGCGATTCAGTGAGATTTTCTTGGTCATGGACGCCGACGCAGAAGGGCAGGCAGCGGCCAAGGAGATTGCCCGCCGGCTGGGTTTGCACCGCTGCAAGGTGGTCACGTTGCCGAAAAAGGATGCTAACGAGTGCTTACAGGCTGGCATTCCGAAGGAAGAGGTCCTGCTATGTTTCCAGAAGGCTGGAACCTTCGACCCGGAAGAACTGAAACCGGCCCAGGCTTACATCGATGGCGTTATCAACCGCTTTCATCCTTCTGGTGGCCAGCGTCCGGGAATTGATCTTCCGTGGGAGAAGACAAAGGGCAGGCTTCGACTCTATGACGGTGAGGTCTCCATTTGGACCGGTATCAATGGCCACGGCAAGAGCCTGTTGCTTGGGCAGGTCATGATGGGGGCGGCTAAGCAGAATGCCCCTTGCTGCATCGCCTCGATGGAGATGCACCCAGAAAAGACCCTCGGGCGCATGGTGCAACAGTGGACCAAAATCCCCAATCCTTCGCCGGATATGATCCGCACGTCCATGGAGATTTTAAACGGCTCGGTCTGGATTTTCGACCTGACGGGGACAGCCAAGCGCGAGCGGCTGTTAGAGGTCTTCCGCTTTGCCTTTCATCGCTACGGGGTGAAGCAGTTCGTCATCGACAGCCTGAGCAAGTGCGGCATCGGAGAGGACGATTACAACGGCCAGAAGGCATTCATCGACACCCTAGGGGACTTTGCCAAAAGTACCGGCACCCACGTTCACCTGGTGGCCCATGCGCGCAAGGGGGGCGACGAATTCAGCCCACCGGGAAAGATGGACGTGAAGGGGACCGGGGCACTGACAGACATGGTGGACAATGTTCTGGTGGTTCATCGCAACAAAGCCAAGGAGCGGGATCTGGCCATTCTCGACAACGGGGGCAGTGTCCGCGGCAAGACGCGGGATGACATTCAACGGGAATATGACGCCTTTATGTGCTGCGACAAACACCGTGAGGACGGCGCCGAAGCTGAAGGGATGTTTGGCTTTTACTTTGACCGCAAGGCCCAGCTTTTTGTGGAGAGACAACCGTGA
- a CDS encoding restriction endonuclease subunit S — protein sequence MSSEQITTEYGPISADFQTAKLSELCVEKIGVQTGPFGSQLHQEDYVEIGTPIITVEHLGENRILHDNTPFVSDADRDRLSRYSLQEGDIVFSRVGSVDRRSLVRKAENGWLFSGRCLRVRAKRDLIDPIYLSYFFGHEGFKNYLRSIAVGATMPSINTKILSDVPIYFPELEVQKRIGKILLEIDDKIELNRQINQTLEQIAQTIFKSWFVDFEPVKAKIEAKAAGRDPERAGMCAISGKLEPELDQLSSEHYQQLAATAALFPDELVESELGLIPEGWGGQRLENLLDLCYGKSLTKTERRDGDFPVYGSGGITGFHDKPLVAGPGIIVGRKGTVGALYWEDRDFFAIDTVFYVVPKNGATFEVLFYLLQTLGLEKMNTDAAVPGLNRNNVYRLPVPKYPKELMEVFSKTVGIVRGKISCGLCENKTFATLRDTLLPKLLCGELNFIEEVA from the coding sequence ATGAGTTCTGAGCAAATTACAACTGAGTACGGACCTATTTCAGCTGATTTTCAGACTGCCAAGCTCTCTGAATTATGTGTGGAGAAAATAGGGGTTCAAACTGGTCCGTTCGGCAGTCAGTTGCACCAAGAAGATTACGTTGAAATAGGTACACCAATAATTACCGTCGAACATTTAGGCGAAAATAGGATTTTGCACGACAACACGCCATTTGTAAGTGACGCAGATAGAGATCGGCTTTCTCGGTATAGCCTGCAAGAAGGAGATATCGTCTTTTCCCGCGTAGGCTCTGTAGACAGGCGCTCCTTAGTTCGCAAAGCTGAGAATGGTTGGCTTTTCTCAGGTCGTTGCTTAAGGGTTCGAGCCAAAAGGGATTTAATAGATCCCATCTATCTCTCGTATTTTTTCGGCCATGAAGGATTCAAGAATTACCTGCGCAGTATTGCCGTTGGCGCTACTATGCCCTCAATCAATACTAAAATATTGAGCGATGTTCCTATTTATTTCCCAGAGTTAGAAGTCCAGAAACGGATAGGTAAAATCCTCTTAGAAATTGACGACAAAATCGAACTCAACCGCCAAATCAACCAAACCCTCGAACAGATCGCCCAGACCATCTTCAAAAGCTGGTTTGTCGATTTCGAGCCGGTCAAAGCCAAGATCGAAGCCAAAGCTGCCGGCCGCGACCCCGAGCGCGCCGGCATGTGCGCCATCAGCGGCAAACTTGAGCCCGAACTCGACCAGCTTTCCTCCGAACACTACCAGCAACTCGCCGCCACCGCCGCCCTGTTTCCCGATGAGCTGGTGGAGTCGGAGTTGGGGTTGATTCCGGAGGGGTGGGGGGGGCAACGATTGGAAAACTTACTGGATCTTTGCTATGGCAAGTCACTGACTAAAACTGAACGAAGAGATGGTGATTTCCCCGTCTATGGCTCCGGTGGGATTACTGGATTTCACGACAAACCATTGGTTGCAGGCCCTGGAATCATTGTCGGGCGCAAAGGAACAGTCGGGGCATTGTATTGGGAGGATCGGGATTTTTTCGCCATTGATACGGTCTTCTACGTTGTGCCAAAGAACGGGGCCACTTTTGAAGTTCTTTTTTATTTGCTTCAAACCCTCGGATTAGAAAAAATGAACACTGACGCTGCTGTTCCTGGGCTGAACCGCAACAATGTTTATAGACTACCAGTGCCAAAATATCCGAAAGAATTGATGGAAGTATTTTCTAAAACTGTCGGAATTGTCAGGGGGAAGATTTCTTGTGGCTTGTGTGAAAACAAAACATTCGCCACTCTTCGAGACACCTTATTGCCAAAACTTCTTTGCGGTGAATTGAATTTCATTGAGGAGGTTGCATGA